A single Nicotiana tabacum cultivar K326 chromosome 5, ASM71507v2, whole genome shotgun sequence DNA region contains:
- the LOC107796839 gene encoding cationic peroxidase 1-like, with protein MVSRSFFFLHVLILFSLAVMAFSDLSDDFYEDVCPKALPTIKRVVEDAIRKERRMGASLLRLHFHDCFVNGCDASVLLDQTATIDSEKTARANNNSARGFEVIDKIKSEVDKVCGRPVVSCADILAVAARDSVVALHGPTWEVKLGRRDSTTASRTTANNDIPSPFMDLPALINNFKKQGLDKEDLVALSGGHTLGFAQCFTFRNRIYNETNNIDSTFARQRQANCPRSGGDSNLASLDPTPALFDSKYFSNLVSKKGLLHSDQALFSGGKTDDLVKKYSKNLRTFSKDFAKSMIKMGNIKPLTGRKGQIRVNCRKVN; from the exons atggtTTCACGTAGCTTCTTCTTTCTTCATGTGTTGATCTTGTTTTCTTTAGCAGTTATGGCGTTTTCGGATTTGTCCGATGATTTCTACGAGGATGTTTGTCCTAAAGCTTTACCAACAATTAAACGGGTTGTTGAGGATGCAATTCGGAAAGAGAGACGAATGGGTGCTTCTCTGCTACGTCTGCATTTTCATGATTGTTTCGTTAAT GGCTGTGATGCTTCGGTTCTTCTTGACCAAACAGCTACTATTGACAGTGAAAAGACTGCTCGTGCTAATAACAATTCTGCTAGAGGATTTGAGGTGATTGATAAAATCAAATCtgaagttgataaagtttgtGGACGTCCGGTTGTATCTTGTGCGGACATCTTGGCAGTTGCAGCTCGTGACTCCGTAGTTGCT CTACATGGACCAACATGGGAAGTGAAATTGGGAAGAAGAGACTCCACAACAGCAAGTAGAACCACAGCCAACAATGATATTCCATCTCCATTTATGGACTTACCTGCCCTTATCAACAACTTCAAGAAACAAGGATTGGATAAGGAAGACCTCGTCGCACTCTCCGGTGGCCATACATTAGGGTTTGCTCAGTGTTTCACCTTCAGAAATCGCATATACAATGAGACTAACAACATTGACTCTACCTTTGCAAGGCAACGCCAAGCAAATTGTCCACGTAGTGGAGGTGATTCCAATCTTGCTTCTCTTGATCCTACACCAGCTCTTTTCGACTCGAAATATTTTAGTAACTTGGTGTCCAAGAAAGGGCTTTTGCATTCTGATCAAGCACTATTTAGTGGTGGAAAAACTGATGATCTTGTTAAAAAATATAGTAAGAACTTAAGGACTTTCTCTAAAGATTTTGCTAAGTCTATGATTAAGATGGGTAATATCAAGCCATTGACAGGGAGAAAAGGTCAGATTAGGGTAAACTGCAGGAAGGTGAACTAA